A part of Oncorhynchus kisutch isolate 150728-3 linkage group LG2, Okis_V2, whole genome shotgun sequence genomic DNA contains:
- the LOC109865398 gene encoding cell division cycle protein 16 homolog isoform X3 → MSNLWFVWLFLWGFGISAENKQQYQSALFWADKIASLSHEDPQDIYWLAQCLYLTSQYHRASHALRSRKLDKLYGACQYLAARCHYAAKEFQQALDILDMEEPTSKKLLDRSVKEENRIQESDWEMTPASINSSICLLRGKIYDAMDNRPLATSSYKEALKLDVYCFEAFDLLTSHHMLTAQEEKDFLDLLPLSQQCTEEEDKLLHFLFENKLKKYNKPSDMVVPEMVNGLQDNLDVVVSLAERHYYNCDFKMCYKLTSMVMVKDPFHANCLPVHIGTLVELSKANELFYLSHRLVDLYPNNPVSWFAVGCYYLMVGHKNEHARRYLSKATTLERTYGPAWIAYGHSFAVESEHDQAMAAYFTAAQLMKGCHLPMLYIGLEYGLTNNSKLAERFFSQALSIAPEDPFVMHEVAVVAFQNGDWKTAEKLFLDAMDKIKAIGNEVTVDKWEPLLNNLGHVCRKLKKYVQALEYHRQALVLIPQHASTYSAIGYVHSLMGDFESAIDYFHTALGLKRDDTFSVTMLGHCIEMYIGDTDAYIGTDIKDKVRGTLSTTGLMKMLNTSTEPSNARTTVLLEESGIMALETPQSNQDKASLDTPLRSSLPLECNMYESDMMLETSMSDTSA, encoded by the exons ATGAGTAACCTCTGGTTCGTTTGGCTATTCCTATGGGGGTTTGGGATAAGtgctgaaaataag CAACAGTATCAAAGTGCTCTATTTTGGGCAGATAAGATTGCATCCCTGTCACATG AAGACCCCCAGGATATCTACTGGCTAGCACAGTGCCTTTACCTCACCTCTCAGTACCATAGAGCCTCCCATGCCCTCCGCTCACGTAAACTAGATAAG TTGTATGGCGCTTGTCAATATCTTGCTGCTAGGTGCCAC TATGCTGCCAAAGAGTTCCAGCAGGCCTTAGACATCCTGGACATGGAGGAGCCAACCAGCAAGAAGCTGCTGGACCGGAGTGTCAAAGAGGAGAACAGGATACAAGAGTCAGACTGGGAGATGACCCCTGCCTCT ATCAACAGTTCCATCTGCCTGTTGCGGGGGAAGATCTATGATGCCATGGACAACCGGCCTCTGGCCACGTCCAGCTACAAAGAGGCCTTGAAACTGGATGTGTACTGCTTTGAAGCCTTCGACCTTCTAACGTCCCACCACATGCTGACCGCTCAGGAAG AAAAGGACTTCCTGGACTTGCTTCCTTTGAGCCAACAGTGCACAGAGGAAGAAGACAAATTACTTCACTTCCTGTTTGAGAATAAATTGAAGAAG TATAACAAACCCAGTGATATGGTGGTCCCAGAGATGGTCAATGGTCTCCAGGACAATTTGGACGTGGTGGTCTCCCTTGCTGAGAGGCATTATTACAACTGTGACTTCAAAATGTGCTACAAACTCACTTCCAT GGTGATGGTGAAAGACCCATTCCATGCCAACTGTCTACCTGTTCATATAGGAACACTGGTGGAACTCAGCAAAGCAAATG AACTGTTTTACCTTTCGCACAGGCTTGTGGACTTGTATCCCAACAACCCA GTCTCTTGGTTTGCTGTGGGATGCTACTATCTAATGGTTGGTCACAAAAATGAACATGCGCGTAGATATCTCAG CAAGGCGACCACTCTGGAGCGGACGTACGGTCCGGCATGGATTGCCTACGGTCACTCGTTTGCAGTGGAGAGTGAACACGACCAGGCCATGGCTGCCTACTTCACTGCTGCTCAACTGATGAAGGG ATGTCATCTCCCCATGTTGTACATAGGGCTGGAGTACGGTCTTACAAACAACTCTAAACTGGCCGAGCGCTTCTTCAGCCAGGCCCTGAGCATAGCACCAGAAGACCCCTTTGTCATGCATGAGGTGGCTGTTGTGGCCTTTCAGAATGGaga CTGGAAAACAGCTGAGAAGTTGTTCCTGGACGCAATGGACAAGATCAAAGCCATTGGGAATGAG GTAACAGTGGACAAGTGGGAGCCACTCCTGAACAACCTGGGTCACGTATGTCGAAAACTGAA GAAGTATGTCCAGGCGTTGGAGTACCACCGCCAGGCCCTGGTTCTCATCCCCCAGCACGCGTCAACCTACTCCGCCATCGGATATGTGCACAGCCTCATGGGAGACTTCGAGAGCGCCATCGACTActtccacacg GCACTCGGTCTTAAGCGAGATGACACGTTTTCTGTGACGATGCTCGGCCACTGCATTGAGATGTACATTGGCGATACGGATGCCTACATAG GAACGGACATAAAAGACAAAGTCCGTGGGACGCTGAGCACCACGGGGTTGATGAAGATGCTGAACACGTCGACGGAACCCAGTAACGCTCGAACCACGGTTCTTCTGGAGGAGAGCGGCATCATGGCCCTGGAGACGCCGCAGTCCAATCAGGACAAGGCCTCGTTGGACACGCCCCTACGGAGCTCGCTACCCCTGGAATGCAACATGTACGAGAGTGACATGATGCTCGAGACCTCGATGTCCGACACCAGCGCGTGA
- the LOC109865398 gene encoding cell division cycle protein 16 homolog isoform X7, whose protein sequence is MSNLWFVWLFLWGFGISAENKQQYQSALFWADKIASLSHEDPQDIYWLAQCLYLTSQYHRASHALRSRKLDKLYGACQYLAARCHYAAKEFQQALDILDMEEPTSKKLLDRSVKEENRIQESDWEMTPASINSSICLLRGKIYDAMDNRPLATSSYKEALKLDVYCFEAFDLLTSHHMLTAQEEKDFLDLLPLSQQCTEEEDKLLHFLFENKLKKYNKPSDMVVPEMVNGLQDNLDVVVSLAERHYYNCDFKMCYKLTSMVMVKDPFHANCLPVHIGTLVELSKANELFYLSHRLVDLYPNNPVSWFAVGCYYLMVGHKNEHARRYLSKATTLERTYGPAWIAYGHSFAVESEHDQAMAAYFTAAQLMKGCHLPMLYIGLEYGLTNNSKLAERFFSQALSIAPEDPFVMHEVAVVAFQNGDWKTAEKLFLDAMDKIKAIGNEVTVDKWEPLLNNLGHVCRKLKHAARRQEDCRCDQGNKLQCLYCEAPKTVLQGVRTDS, encoded by the exons ATGAGTAACCTCTGGTTCGTTTGGCTATTCCTATGGGGGTTTGGGATAAGtgctgaaaataag CAACAGTATCAAAGTGCTCTATTTTGGGCAGATAAGATTGCATCCCTGTCACATG AAGACCCCCAGGATATCTACTGGCTAGCACAGTGCCTTTACCTCACCTCTCAGTACCATAGAGCCTCCCATGCCCTCCGCTCACGTAAACTAGATAAG TTGTATGGCGCTTGTCAATATCTTGCTGCTAGGTGCCAC TATGCTGCCAAAGAGTTCCAGCAGGCCTTAGACATCCTGGACATGGAGGAGCCAACCAGCAAGAAGCTGCTGGACCGGAGTGTCAAAGAGGAGAACAGGATACAAGAGTCAGACTGGGAGATGACCCCTGCCTCT ATCAACAGTTCCATCTGCCTGTTGCGGGGGAAGATCTATGATGCCATGGACAACCGGCCTCTGGCCACGTCCAGCTACAAAGAGGCCTTGAAACTGGATGTGTACTGCTTTGAAGCCTTCGACCTTCTAACGTCCCACCACATGCTGACCGCTCAGGAAG AAAAGGACTTCCTGGACTTGCTTCCTTTGAGCCAACAGTGCACAGAGGAAGAAGACAAATTACTTCACTTCCTGTTTGAGAATAAATTGAAGAAG TATAACAAACCCAGTGATATGGTGGTCCCAGAGATGGTCAATGGTCTCCAGGACAATTTGGACGTGGTGGTCTCCCTTGCTGAGAGGCATTATTACAACTGTGACTTCAAAATGTGCTACAAACTCACTTCCAT GGTGATGGTGAAAGACCCATTCCATGCCAACTGTCTACCTGTTCATATAGGAACACTGGTGGAACTCAGCAAAGCAAATG AACTGTTTTACCTTTCGCACAGGCTTGTGGACTTGTATCCCAACAACCCA GTCTCTTGGTTTGCTGTGGGATGCTACTATCTAATGGTTGGTCACAAAAATGAACATGCGCGTAGATATCTCAG CAAGGCGACCACTCTGGAGCGGACGTACGGTCCGGCATGGATTGCCTACGGTCACTCGTTTGCAGTGGAGAGTGAACACGACCAGGCCATGGCTGCCTACTTCACTGCTGCTCAACTGATGAAGGG ATGTCATCTCCCCATGTTGTACATAGGGCTGGAGTACGGTCTTACAAACAACTCTAAACTGGCCGAGCGCTTCTTCAGCCAGGCCCTGAGCATAGCACCAGAAGACCCCTTTGTCATGCATGAGGTGGCTGTTGTGGCCTTTCAGAATGGaga CTGGAAAACAGCTGAGAAGTTGTTCCTGGACGCAATGGACAAGATCAAAGCCATTGGGAATGAG GTAACAGTGGACAAGTGGGAGCCACTCCTGAACAACCTGGGTCACGTATGTCGAAAACTGAA gcatgctgcaaggaggcaggaggactgcagatgtgaccagggcaataaattgcaatgtctgtactgtgaggcGCCTAAGACGGTCCTACAGGGCgtcaggacggacagctga
- the LOC109865398 gene encoding cell division cycle protein 16 homolog isoform X2 — protein MNLDRLRKRVRHYIDQQQYQSALFWADKIASLSHEDPQDIYWLAQCLYLTSQYHRASHALRSRKLDKLYGACQYLAARCHYAAKEFQQALDILDMEEPTSKKLLDRSVKEENRIQESDWEMTPASINSSICLLRGKIYDAMDNRPLATSSYKEALKLDVYCFEAFDLLTSHHMLTAQEEKDFLDLLPLSQQCTEEEDKLLHFLFENKLKKYNKPSDMVVPEMVNGLQDNLDVVVSLAERHYYNCDFKMCYKLTSMVMVKDPFHANCLPVHIGTLVELSKANELFYLSHRLVDLYPNNPVSWFAVGCYYLMVGHKNEHARRYLSKATTLERTYGPAWIAYGHSFAVESEHDQAMAAYFTAAQLMKGCHLPMLYIGLEYGLTNNSKLAERFFSQALSIAPEDPFVMHEVAVVAFQNGDWKTAEKLFLDAMDKIKAIGNEVTVDKWEPLLNNLGHVCRKLKKYVQALEYHRQALVLIPQHASTYSAIGYVHSLMGDFESAIDYFHTALGLKRDDTFSVTMLGHCIEMYIGDTDAYIGKTSYIGTDIKDKVRGTLSTTGLMKMLNTSTEPSNARTTVLLEESGIMALETPQSNQDKASLDTPLRSSLPLECNMYESDMMLETSMSDTSA, from the exons ATGAATCTCGACAGACTTCGAAAACGTGTACGACACTACATTGATCAG CAACAGTATCAAAGTGCTCTATTTTGGGCAGATAAGATTGCATCCCTGTCACATG AAGACCCCCAGGATATCTACTGGCTAGCACAGTGCCTTTACCTCACCTCTCAGTACCATAGAGCCTCCCATGCCCTCCGCTCACGTAAACTAGATAAG TTGTATGGCGCTTGTCAATATCTTGCTGCTAGGTGCCAC TATGCTGCCAAAGAGTTCCAGCAGGCCTTAGACATCCTGGACATGGAGGAGCCAACCAGCAAGAAGCTGCTGGACCGGAGTGTCAAAGAGGAGAACAGGATACAAGAGTCAGACTGGGAGATGACCCCTGCCTCT ATCAACAGTTCCATCTGCCTGTTGCGGGGGAAGATCTATGATGCCATGGACAACCGGCCTCTGGCCACGTCCAGCTACAAAGAGGCCTTGAAACTGGATGTGTACTGCTTTGAAGCCTTCGACCTTCTAACGTCCCACCACATGCTGACCGCTCAGGAAG AAAAGGACTTCCTGGACTTGCTTCCTTTGAGCCAACAGTGCACAGAGGAAGAAGACAAATTACTTCACTTCCTGTTTGAGAATAAATTGAAGAAG TATAACAAACCCAGTGATATGGTGGTCCCAGAGATGGTCAATGGTCTCCAGGACAATTTGGACGTGGTGGTCTCCCTTGCTGAGAGGCATTATTACAACTGTGACTTCAAAATGTGCTACAAACTCACTTCCAT GGTGATGGTGAAAGACCCATTCCATGCCAACTGTCTACCTGTTCATATAGGAACACTGGTGGAACTCAGCAAAGCAAATG AACTGTTTTACCTTTCGCACAGGCTTGTGGACTTGTATCCCAACAACCCA GTCTCTTGGTTTGCTGTGGGATGCTACTATCTAATGGTTGGTCACAAAAATGAACATGCGCGTAGATATCTCAG CAAGGCGACCACTCTGGAGCGGACGTACGGTCCGGCATGGATTGCCTACGGTCACTCGTTTGCAGTGGAGAGTGAACACGACCAGGCCATGGCTGCCTACTTCACTGCTGCTCAACTGATGAAGGG ATGTCATCTCCCCATGTTGTACATAGGGCTGGAGTACGGTCTTACAAACAACTCTAAACTGGCCGAGCGCTTCTTCAGCCAGGCCCTGAGCATAGCACCAGAAGACCCCTTTGTCATGCATGAGGTGGCTGTTGTGGCCTTTCAGAATGGaga CTGGAAAACAGCTGAGAAGTTGTTCCTGGACGCAATGGACAAGATCAAAGCCATTGGGAATGAG GTAACAGTGGACAAGTGGGAGCCACTCCTGAACAACCTGGGTCACGTATGTCGAAAACTGAA GAAGTATGTCCAGGCGTTGGAGTACCACCGCCAGGCCCTGGTTCTCATCCCCCAGCACGCGTCAACCTACTCCGCCATCGGATATGTGCACAGCCTCATGGGAGACTTCGAGAGCGCCATCGACTActtccacacg GCACTCGGTCTTAAGCGAGATGACACGTTTTCTGTGACGATGCTCGGCCACTGCATTGAGATGTACATTGGCGATACGGATGCCTACATAGGTAAAACTTCCTACATAG GAACGGACATAAAAGACAAAGTCCGTGGGACGCTGAGCACCACGGGGTTGATGAAGATGCTGAACACGTCGACGGAACCCAGTAACGCTCGAACCACGGTTCTTCTGGAGGAGAGCGGCATCATGGCCCTGGAGACGCCGCAGTCCAATCAGGACAAGGCCTCGTTGGACACGCCCCTACGGAGCTCGCTACCCCTGGAATGCAACATGTACGAGAGTGACATGATGCTCGAGACCTCGATGTCCGACACCAGCGCGTGA
- the LOC109865398 gene encoding cell division cycle protein 16 homolog isoform X5: MQQYQSALFWADKIASLSHEDPQDIYWLAQCLYLTSQYHRASHALRSRKLDKLYGACQYLAARCHYAAKEFQQALDILDMEEPTSKKLLDRSVKEENRIQESDWEMTPASINSSICLLRGKIYDAMDNRPLATSSYKEALKLDVYCFEAFDLLTSHHMLTAQEEKDFLDLLPLSQQCTEEEDKLLHFLFENKLKKYNKPSDMVVPEMVNGLQDNLDVVVSLAERHYYNCDFKMCYKLTSMVMVKDPFHANCLPVHIGTLVELSKANELFYLSHRLVDLYPNNPVSWFAVGCYYLMVGHKNEHARRYLSKATTLERTYGPAWIAYGHSFAVESEHDQAMAAYFTAAQLMKGCHLPMLYIGLEYGLTNNSKLAERFFSQALSIAPEDPFVMHEVAVVAFQNGDWKTAEKLFLDAMDKIKAIGNEVTVDKWEPLLNNLGHVCRKLKKYVQALEYHRQALVLIPQHASTYSAIGYVHSLMGDFESAIDYFHTALGLKRDDTFSVTMLGHCIEMYIGDTDAYIGKTSYIGTDIKDKVRGTLSTTGLMKMLNTSTEPSNARTTVLLEESGIMALETPQSNQDKASLDTPLRSSLPLECNMYESDMMLETSMSDTSA; the protein is encoded by the exons ATG CAACAGTATCAAAGTGCTCTATTTTGGGCAGATAAGATTGCATCCCTGTCACATG AAGACCCCCAGGATATCTACTGGCTAGCACAGTGCCTTTACCTCACCTCTCAGTACCATAGAGCCTCCCATGCCCTCCGCTCACGTAAACTAGATAAG TTGTATGGCGCTTGTCAATATCTTGCTGCTAGGTGCCAC TATGCTGCCAAAGAGTTCCAGCAGGCCTTAGACATCCTGGACATGGAGGAGCCAACCAGCAAGAAGCTGCTGGACCGGAGTGTCAAAGAGGAGAACAGGATACAAGAGTCAGACTGGGAGATGACCCCTGCCTCT ATCAACAGTTCCATCTGCCTGTTGCGGGGGAAGATCTATGATGCCATGGACAACCGGCCTCTGGCCACGTCCAGCTACAAAGAGGCCTTGAAACTGGATGTGTACTGCTTTGAAGCCTTCGACCTTCTAACGTCCCACCACATGCTGACCGCTCAGGAAG AAAAGGACTTCCTGGACTTGCTTCCTTTGAGCCAACAGTGCACAGAGGAAGAAGACAAATTACTTCACTTCCTGTTTGAGAATAAATTGAAGAAG TATAACAAACCCAGTGATATGGTGGTCCCAGAGATGGTCAATGGTCTCCAGGACAATTTGGACGTGGTGGTCTCCCTTGCTGAGAGGCATTATTACAACTGTGACTTCAAAATGTGCTACAAACTCACTTCCAT GGTGATGGTGAAAGACCCATTCCATGCCAACTGTCTACCTGTTCATATAGGAACACTGGTGGAACTCAGCAAAGCAAATG AACTGTTTTACCTTTCGCACAGGCTTGTGGACTTGTATCCCAACAACCCA GTCTCTTGGTTTGCTGTGGGATGCTACTATCTAATGGTTGGTCACAAAAATGAACATGCGCGTAGATATCTCAG CAAGGCGACCACTCTGGAGCGGACGTACGGTCCGGCATGGATTGCCTACGGTCACTCGTTTGCAGTGGAGAGTGAACACGACCAGGCCATGGCTGCCTACTTCACTGCTGCTCAACTGATGAAGGG ATGTCATCTCCCCATGTTGTACATAGGGCTGGAGTACGGTCTTACAAACAACTCTAAACTGGCCGAGCGCTTCTTCAGCCAGGCCCTGAGCATAGCACCAGAAGACCCCTTTGTCATGCATGAGGTGGCTGTTGTGGCCTTTCAGAATGGaga CTGGAAAACAGCTGAGAAGTTGTTCCTGGACGCAATGGACAAGATCAAAGCCATTGGGAATGAG GTAACAGTGGACAAGTGGGAGCCACTCCTGAACAACCTGGGTCACGTATGTCGAAAACTGAA GAAGTATGTCCAGGCGTTGGAGTACCACCGCCAGGCCCTGGTTCTCATCCCCCAGCACGCGTCAACCTACTCCGCCATCGGATATGTGCACAGCCTCATGGGAGACTTCGAGAGCGCCATCGACTActtccacacg GCACTCGGTCTTAAGCGAGATGACACGTTTTCTGTGACGATGCTCGGCCACTGCATTGAGATGTACATTGGCGATACGGATGCCTACATAGGTAAAACTTCCTACATAG GAACGGACATAAAAGACAAAGTCCGTGGGACGCTGAGCACCACGGGGTTGATGAAGATGCTGAACACGTCGACGGAACCCAGTAACGCTCGAACCACGGTTCTTCTGGAGGAGAGCGGCATCATGGCCCTGGAGACGCCGCAGTCCAATCAGGACAAGGCCTCGTTGGACACGCCCCTACGGAGCTCGCTACCCCTGGAATGCAACATGTACGAGAGTGACATGATGCTCGAGACCTCGATGTCCGACACCAGCGCGTGA
- the LOC109865398 gene encoding cell division cycle protein 16 homolog isoform X1 — protein sequence MSNLWFVWLFLWGFGISAENKQQYQSALFWADKIASLSHEDPQDIYWLAQCLYLTSQYHRASHALRSRKLDKLYGACQYLAARCHYAAKEFQQALDILDMEEPTSKKLLDRSVKEENRIQESDWEMTPASINSSICLLRGKIYDAMDNRPLATSSYKEALKLDVYCFEAFDLLTSHHMLTAQEEKDFLDLLPLSQQCTEEEDKLLHFLFENKLKKYNKPSDMVVPEMVNGLQDNLDVVVSLAERHYYNCDFKMCYKLTSMVMVKDPFHANCLPVHIGTLVELSKANELFYLSHRLVDLYPNNPVSWFAVGCYYLMVGHKNEHARRYLSKATTLERTYGPAWIAYGHSFAVESEHDQAMAAYFTAAQLMKGCHLPMLYIGLEYGLTNNSKLAERFFSQALSIAPEDPFVMHEVAVVAFQNGDWKTAEKLFLDAMDKIKAIGNEVTVDKWEPLLNNLGHVCRKLKKYVQALEYHRQALVLIPQHASTYSAIGYVHSLMGDFESAIDYFHTALGLKRDDTFSVTMLGHCIEMYIGDTDAYIGKTSYIGTDIKDKVRGTLSTTGLMKMLNTSTEPSNARTTVLLEESGIMALETPQSNQDKASLDTPLRSSLPLECNMYESDMMLETSMSDTSA from the exons ATGAGTAACCTCTGGTTCGTTTGGCTATTCCTATGGGGGTTTGGGATAAGtgctgaaaataag CAACAGTATCAAAGTGCTCTATTTTGGGCAGATAAGATTGCATCCCTGTCACATG AAGACCCCCAGGATATCTACTGGCTAGCACAGTGCCTTTACCTCACCTCTCAGTACCATAGAGCCTCCCATGCCCTCCGCTCACGTAAACTAGATAAG TTGTATGGCGCTTGTCAATATCTTGCTGCTAGGTGCCAC TATGCTGCCAAAGAGTTCCAGCAGGCCTTAGACATCCTGGACATGGAGGAGCCAACCAGCAAGAAGCTGCTGGACCGGAGTGTCAAAGAGGAGAACAGGATACAAGAGTCAGACTGGGAGATGACCCCTGCCTCT ATCAACAGTTCCATCTGCCTGTTGCGGGGGAAGATCTATGATGCCATGGACAACCGGCCTCTGGCCACGTCCAGCTACAAAGAGGCCTTGAAACTGGATGTGTACTGCTTTGAAGCCTTCGACCTTCTAACGTCCCACCACATGCTGACCGCTCAGGAAG AAAAGGACTTCCTGGACTTGCTTCCTTTGAGCCAACAGTGCACAGAGGAAGAAGACAAATTACTTCACTTCCTGTTTGAGAATAAATTGAAGAAG TATAACAAACCCAGTGATATGGTGGTCCCAGAGATGGTCAATGGTCTCCAGGACAATTTGGACGTGGTGGTCTCCCTTGCTGAGAGGCATTATTACAACTGTGACTTCAAAATGTGCTACAAACTCACTTCCAT GGTGATGGTGAAAGACCCATTCCATGCCAACTGTCTACCTGTTCATATAGGAACACTGGTGGAACTCAGCAAAGCAAATG AACTGTTTTACCTTTCGCACAGGCTTGTGGACTTGTATCCCAACAACCCA GTCTCTTGGTTTGCTGTGGGATGCTACTATCTAATGGTTGGTCACAAAAATGAACATGCGCGTAGATATCTCAG CAAGGCGACCACTCTGGAGCGGACGTACGGTCCGGCATGGATTGCCTACGGTCACTCGTTTGCAGTGGAGAGTGAACACGACCAGGCCATGGCTGCCTACTTCACTGCTGCTCAACTGATGAAGGG ATGTCATCTCCCCATGTTGTACATAGGGCTGGAGTACGGTCTTACAAACAACTCTAAACTGGCCGAGCGCTTCTTCAGCCAGGCCCTGAGCATAGCACCAGAAGACCCCTTTGTCATGCATGAGGTGGCTGTTGTGGCCTTTCAGAATGGaga CTGGAAAACAGCTGAGAAGTTGTTCCTGGACGCAATGGACAAGATCAAAGCCATTGGGAATGAG GTAACAGTGGACAAGTGGGAGCCACTCCTGAACAACCTGGGTCACGTATGTCGAAAACTGAA GAAGTATGTCCAGGCGTTGGAGTACCACCGCCAGGCCCTGGTTCTCATCCCCCAGCACGCGTCAACCTACTCCGCCATCGGATATGTGCACAGCCTCATGGGAGACTTCGAGAGCGCCATCGACTActtccacacg GCACTCGGTCTTAAGCGAGATGACACGTTTTCTGTGACGATGCTCGGCCACTGCATTGAGATGTACATTGGCGATACGGATGCCTACATAGGTAAAACTTCCTACATAG GAACGGACATAAAAGACAAAGTCCGTGGGACGCTGAGCACCACGGGGTTGATGAAGATGCTGAACACGTCGACGGAACCCAGTAACGCTCGAACCACGGTTCTTCTGGAGGAGAGCGGCATCATGGCCCTGGAGACGCCGCAGTCCAATCAGGACAAGGCCTCGTTGGACACGCCCCTACGGAGCTCGCTACCCCTGGAATGCAACATGTACGAGAGTGACATGATGCTCGAGACCTCGATGTCCGACACCAGCGCGTGA
- the LOC109865398 gene encoding cell division cycle protein 16 homolog isoform X4, with protein MNLDRLRKRVRHYIDQQQYQSALFWADKIASLSHEDPQDIYWLAQCLYLTSQYHRASHALRSRKLDKLYGACQYLAARCHYAAKEFQQALDILDMEEPTSKKLLDRSVKEENRIQESDWEMTPASINSSICLLRGKIYDAMDNRPLATSSYKEALKLDVYCFEAFDLLTSHHMLTAQEEKDFLDLLPLSQQCTEEEDKLLHFLFENKLKKYNKPSDMVVPEMVNGLQDNLDVVVSLAERHYYNCDFKMCYKLTSMVMVKDPFHANCLPVHIGTLVELSKANELFYLSHRLVDLYPNNPVSWFAVGCYYLMVGHKNEHARRYLSKATTLERTYGPAWIAYGHSFAVESEHDQAMAAYFTAAQLMKGCHLPMLYIGLEYGLTNNSKLAERFFSQALSIAPEDPFVMHEVAVVAFQNGDWKTAEKLFLDAMDKIKAIGNEVTVDKWEPLLNNLGHVCRKLKKYVQALEYHRQALVLIPQHASTYSAIGYVHSLMGDFESAIDYFHTALGLKRDDTFSVTMLGHCIEMYIGDTDAYIGTDIKDKVRGTLSTTGLMKMLNTSTEPSNARTTVLLEESGIMALETPQSNQDKASLDTPLRSSLPLECNMYESDMMLETSMSDTSA; from the exons ATGAATCTCGACAGACTTCGAAAACGTGTACGACACTACATTGATCAG CAACAGTATCAAAGTGCTCTATTTTGGGCAGATAAGATTGCATCCCTGTCACATG AAGACCCCCAGGATATCTACTGGCTAGCACAGTGCCTTTACCTCACCTCTCAGTACCATAGAGCCTCCCATGCCCTCCGCTCACGTAAACTAGATAAG TTGTATGGCGCTTGTCAATATCTTGCTGCTAGGTGCCAC TATGCTGCCAAAGAGTTCCAGCAGGCCTTAGACATCCTGGACATGGAGGAGCCAACCAGCAAGAAGCTGCTGGACCGGAGTGTCAAAGAGGAGAACAGGATACAAGAGTCAGACTGGGAGATGACCCCTGCCTCT ATCAACAGTTCCATCTGCCTGTTGCGGGGGAAGATCTATGATGCCATGGACAACCGGCCTCTGGCCACGTCCAGCTACAAAGAGGCCTTGAAACTGGATGTGTACTGCTTTGAAGCCTTCGACCTTCTAACGTCCCACCACATGCTGACCGCTCAGGAAG AAAAGGACTTCCTGGACTTGCTTCCTTTGAGCCAACAGTGCACAGAGGAAGAAGACAAATTACTTCACTTCCTGTTTGAGAATAAATTGAAGAAG TATAACAAACCCAGTGATATGGTGGTCCCAGAGATGGTCAATGGTCTCCAGGACAATTTGGACGTGGTGGTCTCCCTTGCTGAGAGGCATTATTACAACTGTGACTTCAAAATGTGCTACAAACTCACTTCCAT GGTGATGGTGAAAGACCCATTCCATGCCAACTGTCTACCTGTTCATATAGGAACACTGGTGGAACTCAGCAAAGCAAATG AACTGTTTTACCTTTCGCACAGGCTTGTGGACTTGTATCCCAACAACCCA GTCTCTTGGTTTGCTGTGGGATGCTACTATCTAATGGTTGGTCACAAAAATGAACATGCGCGTAGATATCTCAG CAAGGCGACCACTCTGGAGCGGACGTACGGTCCGGCATGGATTGCCTACGGTCACTCGTTTGCAGTGGAGAGTGAACACGACCAGGCCATGGCTGCCTACTTCACTGCTGCTCAACTGATGAAGGG ATGTCATCTCCCCATGTTGTACATAGGGCTGGAGTACGGTCTTACAAACAACTCTAAACTGGCCGAGCGCTTCTTCAGCCAGGCCCTGAGCATAGCACCAGAAGACCCCTTTGTCATGCATGAGGTGGCTGTTGTGGCCTTTCAGAATGGaga CTGGAAAACAGCTGAGAAGTTGTTCCTGGACGCAATGGACAAGATCAAAGCCATTGGGAATGAG GTAACAGTGGACAAGTGGGAGCCACTCCTGAACAACCTGGGTCACGTATGTCGAAAACTGAA GAAGTATGTCCAGGCGTTGGAGTACCACCGCCAGGCCCTGGTTCTCATCCCCCAGCACGCGTCAACCTACTCCGCCATCGGATATGTGCACAGCCTCATGGGAGACTTCGAGAGCGCCATCGACTActtccacacg GCACTCGGTCTTAAGCGAGATGACACGTTTTCTGTGACGATGCTCGGCCACTGCATTGAGATGTACATTGGCGATACGGATGCCTACATAG GAACGGACATAAAAGACAAAGTCCGTGGGACGCTGAGCACCACGGGGTTGATGAAGATGCTGAACACGTCGACGGAACCCAGTAACGCTCGAACCACGGTTCTTCTGGAGGAGAGCGGCATCATGGCCCTGGAGACGCCGCAGTCCAATCAGGACAAGGCCTCGTTGGACACGCCCCTACGGAGCTCGCTACCCCTGGAATGCAACATGTACGAGAGTGACATGATGCTCGAGACCTCGATGTCCGACACCAGCGCGTGA